One window of Cyanobacteriota bacterium genomic DNA carries:
- a CDS encoding 1-deoxy-D-xylulose-5-phosphate synthase, with amino-acid sequence MRATFINTLIELARKDEKIFLITADMGFNVIEPFAKEFPDRFINTGITEQATVSLAAGLALSGYKVYAYSITPFITMRCYEQVRLDVAYMNTNVKIIGIGAGFEYGAAGATHHAIEDIALMRSLPNMKVICPGDNIEAKAILEQSAQDPSPMYIRIGRNKEPFYHKENTKITIGKAVVLNEGKDLAIITTSNALSIGKKHLEDMQAQGQNPYLISMHTVKPIDKELILKLIHEGVKIYSIEEGNIIGGLGSAIAEIIADSGKACKLNRIGIPDEFTHHVGSQDYHRNRYKLDQIEHNKF; translated from the coding sequence GTGAGAGCTACTTTCATTAATACTTTAATCGAACTTGCTCGCAAAGATGAGAAGATCTTCTTGATTACAGCAGACATGGGCTTTAATGTCATAGAACCTTTTGCCAAAGAGTTTCCAGACAGATTTATCAACACTGGAATCACAGAACAAGCAACCGTGAGCCTTGCTGCAGGGCTTGCTCTGTCTGGCTATAAGGTCTATGCCTATAGCATTACACCGTTTATCACCATGCGCTGCTACGAGCAAGTCAGGCTTGATGTTGCCTACATGAACACCAATGTCAAAATCATCGGCATTGGTGCTGGTTTTGAATATGGAGCAGCTGGTGCAACTCATCATGCAATTGAAGACATTGCATTAATGCGCTCACTACCCAATATGAAAGTAATTTGCCCAGGAGATAATATAGAAGCTAAAGCAATTCTAGAACAAAGCGCCCAAGACCCTAGCCCAATGTATATAAGGATAGGAAGAAATAAAGAGCCTTTTTATCACAAAGAAAATACCAAAATCACCATTGGCAAAGCGGTTGTTTTAAACGAAGGAAAAGATCTAGCAATAATCACGACTAGCAATGCTCTAAGTATCGGCAAAAAACATCTTGAAGATATGCAAGCTCAAGGACAAAATCCATATCTAATCAGCATGCACACAGTTAAACCAATCGACAAAGAATTAATTCTCAAACTAATTCACGAAGGAGTGAAGATTTATAGTATTGAAGAAGGCAATATCATTGGTGGCCTGGGTTCTGCGATTGCTGAAATTATTGCTGACTCAGGCAAAGCATGTAAACTAAACCGAATAGGAATCCCAGATGAATTCACTCACCATGTCGGCAGCCAGGATTATCATCGAAATAGATACAAACTAGATCAGATTGAGCATAACAAGTTTTAA